One genomic window of Dehalococcoidia bacterium includes the following:
- a CDS encoding mandelate racemase/muconate lactonizing enzyme family protein: MKITSVECRILSGDFPFVWIHTDEGITGIGECFRRQPSVTKTLIDDHLAPAIIGKDPRETTPRFEDMMRAGSAVEMGGAIFCAIAGLDIALWDIKGKAFGVPISNLLGGARRDSIPVYASSMRRDLNPLDEGRRAASFVEQGYTGYKLHSAVPGAIDHPADQTVDTVTEVRAAVGDDIDILVDVNGAFSVHHSIEIGAALEQLGVFHFEEPRPAQDLEGLAQIADALTIPIASGEMIYTHHEYRDLILKGRVDIIQPDIVKVPGFTEFLKIDALASAFNIPITVHNTQPILSTVAHLHYCAASAMVPYSQEYNIEPISIRDEWPILKEPLQVVDGHIAVPTGPGLGVELDEDMVRRLADG; this comes from the coding sequence ATGAAGATTACATCAGTTGAATGCAGGATCCTCAGCGGCGATTTCCCATTCGTATGGATACACACTGATGAGGGCATAACGGGAATCGGAGAGTGCTTCCGCCGGCAGCCGTCCGTGACGAAGACCCTGATAGACGATCATCTTGCCCCCGCGATCATCGGGAAGGACCCGCGCGAGACTACTCCTCGCTTCGAAGACATGATGCGAGCCGGCTCTGCGGTGGAGATGGGCGGCGCGATCTTCTGCGCAATCGCCGGACTCGACATCGCGCTGTGGGACATCAAGGGAAAGGCATTCGGCGTCCCGATCTCTAACCTCCTCGGTGGAGCGCGCCGCGACAGCATCCCGGTATACGCCAGTTCCATGCGCCGTGACCTCAATCCACTTGATGAGGGCAGACGCGCGGCTTCTTTCGTCGAACAGGGCTACACGGGCTACAAGCTGCACAGCGCGGTCCCCGGCGCCATCGATCATCCCGCAGACCAGACAGTGGACACCGTCACGGAGGTGAGAGCCGCCGTCGGGGACGACATCGACATTCTGGTCGATGTAAACGGAGCGTTCTCAGTTCACCACTCGATCGAGATCGGCGCAGCCCTGGAGCAGTTGGGTGTCTTCCACTTCGAGGAGCCTCGTCCAGCCCAGGACCTCGAAGGACTGGCACAGATCGCAGATGCTCTGACAATCCCAATCGCCTCAGGTGAGATGATCTACACCCACCACGAGTACCGAGACCTGATACTCAAGGGCAGGGTGGACATCATCCAGCCCGACATAGTCAAGGTTCCCGGCTTCACCGAGTTCCTGAAGATCGACGCCCTCGCATCAGCGTTCAACATTCCTATCACCGTCCACAACACCCAGCCAATCCTGAGCACGGTTGCCCACCTGCACTATTGCGCCGCGAGCGCGATGGTCCCTTACTCTCAGGAGTACAACATCGAGCCGATCTCGATCCGTGACGAGTGGCCCATCCTCAAGGAGCCCCTGCAGGTCGTGGATGGACACATCGCCGTTCCAACTGGCCCCGGTCTTGGCGTCGAATTGGACGAAGACATGGTCCGCCGTCTGGCTGACGGCTAG
- a CDS encoding substrate-binding domain-containing protein: protein MRARIFDLPGLFVLAVLVGALTVAACGSETTSETPQAPAQPAAAQPAAPAVAGTGAAPTQPQQPASAMPAATALPPMVGSVPTPTQQMVQERARLKGTIEIDGSSTVAPITEAVAEDFRAVAPDVLVNVGISGSGGGFKRFVVGDTDISDASRHISEKEAASAEENGIEYYELLVGLDGLSVLVNPQNDFVDCMTVEQLNEVWKPES, encoded by the coding sequence ATGCGAGCCAGGATATTTGACCTGCCGGGGCTGTTTGTCCTGGCAGTCCTAGTTGGAGCGCTGACAGTGGCGGCATGTGGCTCGGAAACGACATCCGAGACACCTCAGGCGCCAGCTCAGCCAGCGGCAGCCCAGCCAGCGGCACCAGCGGTGGCCGGGACAGGGGCGGCTCCTACACAGCCGCAGCAGCCCGCTTCGGCGATGCCCGCGGCGACCGCGCTGCCCCCGATGGTGGGAAGCGTTCCCACGCCTACCCAGCAGATGGTTCAGGAGCGAGCCAGGCTGAAGGGCACGATTGAAATTGACGGCTCCAGCACAGTGGCGCCAATCACAGAGGCGGTGGCTGAGGACTTCAGGGCCGTGGCTCCAGATGTTCTCGTAAACGTCGGGATCTCCGGCAGCGGCGGAGGCTTCAAGAGGTTCGTAGTCGGCGACACCGACATCTCCGATGCCTCCAGGCACATCAGTGAGAAGGAAGCCGCATCAGCCGAAGAGAACGGCATCGAATACTACGAGCTCCTGGTAGGTCTCGACGGCCTTTCGGTCTTGGTCAACCCGCAGAACGACTTCGTTGACTGCATGACGGTCGAGCAGCTCAACGAGGTCTGGAAGCCTGAGAGCA
- a CDS encoding PAS domain-containing protein: MNWRQLFRGTAVAYIVAPLLAFSATLLFAAGLGLDWEVSFNRAIGLIGLVCGAAGIAAAVYVLVASRRERALMRQVTEGARRMAEGELGQRVVSSPSREPNSLTEEFNRMSEVIESQVRTFEAERRQMAVAIDTMGDGVIVVDSETTVTLVSRAAEWLLGINAQTARGRPLAQVVRDPEVLNLVAAASGTRQMQRAELELLYERRFLGVIATPVSGNDREDVVLTIRDVTRARQIETTRREFVSNVSHELRSPLASANAMVEVLESGAIDDRETAFDFLQRIRGDVTRMTSLVDELLELSSLESGQMPVHLAPVSVDDVLDEIAERFQFAASSDGIELMCHAQKGLPHVMGEQRRLEQVLTNLVENALRFTPSGGKITLNAHRDGDWVALTVKDTGVGIPREHLPHIFERFYKVDRSRREQGTGLGLAISKHLVQVQGGDISATSVEGEGSEFRVKLRRAT; the protein is encoded by the coding sequence ATGAACTGGCGGCAACTGTTCAGAGGAACTGCGGTCGCTTACATCGTTGCTCCGCTTCTGGCTTTCAGCGCCACCCTACTCTTCGCAGCTGGTCTGGGCCTCGACTGGGAGGTCTCCTTCAACAGGGCCATAGGGCTCATCGGACTAGTGTGTGGCGCAGCCGGTATTGCGGCAGCTGTTTACGTTCTTGTCGCATCCCGGAGAGAGCGGGCATTGATGCGTCAAGTGACTGAGGGCGCGAGGCGGATGGCAGAAGGGGAGCTGGGCCAGAGAGTGGTCTCGTCCCCGTCTCGCGAGCCCAACAGTCTGACCGAAGAGTTCAACAGAATGTCAGAGGTCATAGAATCCCAGGTGCGTACTTTCGAGGCCGAGAGGCGACAGATGGCTGTGGCGATTGACACGATGGGCGACGGAGTCATCGTAGTTGACTCGGAGACGACGGTGACGCTGGTCAGCCGTGCCGCGGAGTGGCTCCTGGGAATAAATGCACAGACTGCGAGGGGGCGCCCCCTCGCACAAGTCGTGAGAGATCCCGAGGTGCTCAACCTGGTCGCCGCTGCCTCGGGGACCCGCCAGATGCAGCGGGCAGAACTTGAGCTTCTGTACGAGCGCAGGTTTCTCGGGGTGATTGCCACGCCGGTATCCGGAAATGACCGTGAGGATGTTGTCCTAACCATTCGGGACGTAACGAGAGCGAGGCAGATAGAGACGACACGAAGGGAATTCGTGAGCAACGTCTCTCACGAACTGCGAAGCCCTCTGGCGTCCGCGAACGCGATGGTGGAGGTCCTGGAGTCCGGGGCGATCGATGACAGGGAAACGGCCTTCGACTTTTTGCAGAGGATACGGGGAGACGTGACCAGAATGACCTCCCTTGTGGACGAACTGCTGGAGCTTTCCAGCCTCGAAAGCGGTCAGATGCCTGTCCACCTCGCCCCAGTGAGCGTGGACGATGTGCTCGATGAGATAGCTGAGAGATTCCAGTTTGCGGCATCGTCGGACGGTATCGAGTTAATGTGTCACGCTCAGAAGGGGCTGCCCCATGTGATGGGCGAACAGCGCAGGCTGGAGCAAGTCCTTACGAACCTGGTGGAGAACGCACTCCGGTTCACGCCCAGCGGCGGCAAGATCACTTTGAACGCCCATCGGGATGGTGACTGGGTGGCCCTGACCGTCAAGGACACCGGAGTCGGGATACCGAGAGAGCACCTTCCGCACATATTCGAGCGATTCTACAAGGTGGACCGGTCACGAAGAGAACAGGGTACGGGGCTGGGCCTGGCAATCTCGAAGCACCTGGTTCAGGTGCAGGGTGGAGATATAAGCGCCACGAGCGTCGAGGGGGAAGGCAGCGAGTTCAGGGTTAAGCTCAGAAGGGCGACTTGA
- a CDS encoding CoA transferase, with translation MSLEVSGFLEGLRVLDLSHWVAGPYATRLMAIQGAEVIKVERPDGGDPARRVGPYPDDTPDINAGALHLYLNSSKKSITLDISTVTGRKILQELVEWAEVVVENFHPRVMTSLGLDYESLRAQKSSLVMTSISNFGQTGPYRDYEAKEINLYAAGGLMYITGDPEKEPLQMAARLAQYGAGQNAFAGTLSALWHRDSTGEGQQVDVAISEYLATILENALSMYSYAGANFQRTGNRGYGRAAWGPYPCRNGYVGVIAGPDHKWPEMAELMGIPELGNPKFDDRAGRGENADELDSLMLPWLMAHDKRDIFERAQNRGLAFSYVATPEDILGWEHLESRDYFVEVEHPGGETLRHPSGPFKTDEMKWRLESAPSLGDHNREVICGLLGYSNTDLIRLRGMKVI, from the coding sequence TTGTCTCTAGAAGTGTCTGGATTTCTCGAAGGACTGAGGGTTCTTGACCTGAGCCACTGGGTCGCAGGGCCCTACGCGACCCGGCTGATGGCAATTCAGGGAGCCGAGGTCATCAAAGTAGAACGGCCCGACGGTGGCGATCCGGCCCGGCGTGTGGGCCCCTACCCTGACGATACACCCGACATCAACGCGGGTGCGCTGCACCTGTATCTGAACTCGTCCAAGAAGAGTATCACGCTCGACATTTCCACGGTGACAGGAAGGAAGATCCTTCAAGAGCTAGTGGAGTGGGCTGAGGTAGTCGTGGAGAACTTCCACCCTCGTGTCATGACATCGCTTGGGCTGGACTATGAGAGCCTGAGGGCGCAGAAGTCATCACTGGTGATGACCTCAATATCCAACTTCGGCCAGACTGGACCATACAGGGATTACGAGGCCAAGGAGATCAACCTGTATGCTGCCGGCGGGCTGATGTACATCACTGGCGACCCGGAGAAAGAGCCTCTGCAGATGGCGGCACGGCTGGCGCAGTATGGGGCTGGACAGAACGCGTTCGCGGGAACGCTGTCGGCCCTATGGCACCGGGACTCGACAGGTGAAGGTCAGCAAGTCGATGTGGCCATATCCGAGTACCTGGCTACGATTCTTGAGAATGCGCTGAGCATGTACTCCTACGCCGGTGCGAACTTCCAGCGCACTGGCAACCGTGGCTACGGACGTGCGGCGTGGGGGCCCTACCCGTGTCGGAATGGCTATGTCGGGGTTATTGCAGGGCCGGACCACAAGTGGCCCGAGATGGCTGAACTCATGGGTATCCCGGAGCTTGGCAACCCCAAGTTCGACGATCGAGCCGGGCGCGGGGAGAACGCTGACGAACTGGACTCGCTGATGCTTCCGTGGCTGATGGCACACGACAAGCGGGACATCTTCGAGCGGGCACAGAACCGGGGGCTTGCCTTTTCGTACGTGGCTACTCCTGAGGACATCCTGGGATGGGAGCACCTAGAGTCGAGGGACTACTTCGTGGAAGTTGAGCATCCGGGCGGTGAAACGCTCCGGCATCCTTCCGGGCCTTTCAAGACAGACGAAATGAAGTGGCGTCTTGAGTCCGCTCCGTCTCTTGGGGACCACAACCGGGAAGTCATCTGCGGCCTGCTTGGATACTCGAACACCGACCTGATCAGGTTGAGGGGGATGAAGGTCATATAG
- a CDS encoding response regulator transcription factor: MSNTVLVVEDEPNLLTALKYTLEQEGYHTLTATNGESGLNIAQSNNPDLVILDVMLPNLDGFEVCRILRRHSEVPILMLTARGEELDRVVGLELGADDYVTKPFSMRELLARVRNMLRRSAPPASENSADESEIISSGNLTIDLASHSITLEGEDLAMKPREFSLLALLAANRGRAFTRDQILERLWGHDYIGDSRTVDVHIRWLREKIEPEPSQPCRIVTIRGVGYRFDG; the protein is encoded by the coding sequence ATGTCCAACACAGTCCTCGTCGTCGAAGATGAACCCAACCTCCTGACTGCCCTCAAGTACACCCTTGAGCAGGAGGGGTATCACACCCTGACAGCTACAAATGGCGAGTCCGGGTTGAATATCGCGCAGTCGAATAACCCGGACCTCGTGATCCTCGACGTGATGCTTCCCAATCTCGACGGGTTCGAGGTATGCAGAATCCTCCGAAGGCACTCGGAAGTTCCCATACTGATGCTGACGGCACGCGGTGAAGAATTAGACCGTGTCGTAGGCCTCGAACTTGGAGCTGACGACTATGTGACCAAGCCGTTCTCCATGCGTGAGCTCCTGGCAAGGGTCCGAAATATGCTTCGCCGGTCTGCGCCACCCGCATCGGAGAACTCAGCAGATGAATCTGAGATCATCAGCTCCGGGAATCTGACGATAGACCTGGCGAGTCACTCGATCACACTGGAAGGTGAAGACCTCGCAATGAAGCCGCGTGAATTCTCCTTACTGGCGCTATTGGCCGCCAACAGGGGAAGAGCGTTCACGAGAGACCAGATCCTGGAACGGCTCTGGGGACACGACTACATCGGTGATTCACGGACGGTCGACGTTCACATCCGGTGGCTTCGCGAGAAGATCGAACCTGAGCCATCACAGCCCTGCCGAATCGTAACGATTCGTGGCGTAGGGTACCGATTCGACGGCTGA
- a CDS encoding undecaprenyl-diphosphate phosphatase, with translation MNYTEAVLLGALQGVAEWLPVSSEGLVTATYSLIAGRSLSESVGISLWLHIGTAFAALAAFRAEVRRLVGALFSSPLSLDPVSKFVVMATLVSAPIGMALLLGLEEFSQVASGLAMAAVGLLMMVTAGVLYRGQQREAREREEAGWLDAVLAGFVQGLAASGLTLAVLLGRGIDRRDAITLSFLMSIPVSVGAGLYAGIRTSAHSSPESVVALVVAALVGFVSIRTLIALAGRVNFGWFVAIAGVVIIAGGFWQALG, from the coding sequence TTGAACTACACGGAAGCAGTTCTGCTCGGCGCCCTGCAAGGCGTGGCGGAGTGGCTGCCTGTCAGTTCAGAGGGTCTGGTGACAGCAACCTACTCGCTGATTGCGGGCCGCAGCCTTTCCGAGTCGGTTGGGATTTCGCTCTGGCTGCATATCGGGACTGCATTCGCCGCATTGGCAGCGTTCCGAGCCGAGGTCAGACGGCTGGTTGGTGCCCTGTTTAGCTCGCCTCTCTCACTGGACCCAGTCTCGAAGTTCGTTGTCATGGCGACGTTGGTCAGCGCCCCAATCGGGATGGCGCTATTGCTGGGACTGGAAGAATTCTCACAAGTCGCGAGCGGACTCGCCATGGCAGCGGTTGGACTTCTCATGATGGTGACTGCCGGTGTGCTATACAGGGGACAGCAGCGGGAAGCGCGTGAGCGTGAGGAGGCAGGATGGCTGGACGCCGTACTCGCCGGCTTCGTGCAGGGGCTCGCGGCATCCGGTCTGACTCTCGCTGTCCTCCTTGGACGTGGCATCGACAGGCGAGACGCCATCACGCTGAGCTTTCTGATGAGCATTCCCGTCAGTGTCGGAGCGGGGCTCTACGCTGGCATCCGCACCAGCGCACACTCTTCGCCGGAGTCGGTCGTGGCATTGGTGGTAGCCGCACTGGTCGGGTTTGTGTCGATTAGAACGCTGATTGCACTTGCCGGACGAGTCAACTTCGGCTGGTTTGTAGCGATCGCTGGGGTCGTCATCATCGCAGGGGGTTTTTGGCAGGCACTTGGGTGA
- a CDS encoding thioesterase, with product MAMENISPGQEAVLKVEVTKELTTNRMGREGADVLSTPHLLGLMENASIQATDPHLPEGYTSVGYAVDGLRHIAPTSVGGVVTVRSVLTEVDRNRLTYEIEAHEGDKPIGKAVHKRAVISSTG from the coding sequence ATGGCGATGGAGAATATCTCACCTGGGCAGGAGGCAGTCCTGAAGGTGGAGGTCACCAAGGAACTGACAACTAACAGGATGGGGAGAGAGGGCGCTGACGTGCTTTCAACTCCACACCTGCTGGGACTGATGGAAAACGCCAGCATCCAGGCGACGGACCCGCACCTCCCAGAAGGGTACACGTCCGTGGGTTACGCAGTGGACGGTCTCAGGCACATCGCGCCGACCAGTGTTGGCGGTGTCGTCACGGTGCGTTCGGTGCTCACAGAGGTCGACCGCAACCGGCTTACATACGAGATCGAGGCCCACGAAGGCGACAAGCCGATCGGCAAGGCGGTCCACAAGAGGGCGGTCATTTCTTCAACAGGATAG